CTAAGAATAGATGTTGTTGTTTGTCTTTCCTGTCATTCTTTATATTTATCATGTTTGGAGATTTTAAGATGAAAGATTTAGTTATTATGCAGAAAATAGTTTTGGAGCACTCTTATATAAAATCTTTCTTATTAGTATGTAAATGTCCATGTCCTTTTAACACCATTGATTCAATTACATACAACGTTTGTTGGTTTGTATTAAAAGTGTTTATTAGTATCATAGTGTGACTTACGTTTCAAAATAGCTTTGGAGATTGTTTACAAAACATTGTGATCATTGTATTGTGGTGGATGTAGTTGTTTGTCTTTTCTGTCAttctttatatttatcattCATGTTCAGAGCTTTTAAGATGAAAGATTTAGTTGTTATAAAGGAAATAGTTTTGGAACGTTCTTATATAAAACCTTTCTTATTAGTGTGTAAATGTCCAGGTCCTTTTAACACCATTGATTTGATTACATACAAAGTTTATTAGAAGTGTTTATATCACAGTGTCACCTAtgttccttcattttttttttattcttcctttGTCCTTTTTtaagtttctcatcttttttcttttcaacttcTGCAGGGAATTTCTACCTCTGCCCCTCTTCTCTTTGGCAACATGTTTCTGTATTTTCTGTCCGATGAAGAAACATCCTTTTCCTTCTCCCCGTTTCAGAATAGAAGGTTTGGTCTAAGAATAAGTCTTCCCTTCCCATTTAAAACCTCTTCCATTTCACATACATCTGGATTAGGATACAACTTATCCTCTGAGTAttgtgccttttttttttggaacacTAAGCAACTCTGCTCGAGCATTCTAATTACTTTCCATACAAGAATTGCTAgagtaattaattacaaaactttagctccttatttttttatgatcatTGGGGTTGCTTATATAGTAAATACCAATCTTATATAAATTCTTCACTTTGTTCACATTTATGATGTTATATCTTCATTGTTTTTAACCAAATAACATGGTAGTGGAACAAGCTTTGTATAATGTAGAGAGACTAAGACTTCCCCATCGGAGGAGCCAATCAAGAAAGATCCAACAACAAAATTCTGTAGAAGGCACTTGAACCAAACCACACGAAGGATAATTTTCATGAGAAGTTAGGAAAGGAGTTGGCGCAGGACCTAGAGTATCATGAAGGCCAAATTTTGGCTGCAACTACTCATTTCCTTCCACACATTTCCTTCCACATATATTCTTACAATATCCAGGAAGCTGAGGCCCTAGCACTAAGGTATAGTATTGAGATTATTGCTACTTGACATTTCACTGATGTTATTTATGAGACATACTATTAACAGGTTTCACATGCTCGAAAAAAGAGGTCTGTACATAATCTTACTTATTTTGATGTGATTACATGTGACTTTCAATAGCTAAATTATGCAACAAAATGACTCACTTAGTTGTGTGtgagaaaaatggataatttttGGATAGGAGAGGTTGTCCCTCAAGTGTCAAATATTGTCCATGTTGATGTATTAAACTATTTTGACTCATCTGATTACTATacagttttctctctttaaaaagaaaattggtaTCTACCATATCTTTGTCCCTTTGTCAATAtagtttttgcattttttaataatgCCTTAATGTACATCTTATAACTCTTTTTCcttatatttaatactttcaTTCTCAATATTTCAGTTGTATGAGTTTACCTAACAATTCTCAAAAAGCAATCCTTCAATGACATTTCTAACATGACTTTGTTTTATTTCACATAATTTGTTTCCAATATTGCAATACCTAGCACATAAACACATCAAAGGGGGGATTTTAATGCTGACAGAAGTTCTTATGAATGAAAGGATCCACTTATAGGATGTAGAAGTAAGCAAGTTGAACATCACATCCATTCCATTTTCTTGTGTGGCAATATTCCTACAtctcatatttatatttgtcaTATGATAGTATCCCCATGGACAAATTAGGGAAGCAAATAGAAATTATTATTCACATTATGTGACCACTAATAGTCATGGTACGTGAGAAAGAAATTTGAGTGtactattattaaaatataattctttatAATGACAACCGAGGATCATAAAATCATAAAGAGGATATCATTTGGTGACTATTGAATGAGTTGAAACTTgacatattttcattatataaaatCCTTAGAATCAAGGTTACAAATCATGAATCAAATTATGAATCATTAAGTCAATTTTACatcaaatgatatatataaaaaatttcaactaggaatttaaaaaaaaaatccataattctcccaaaaaaaattataattgagcCTTGACGTCAATTTATATAGAAgctgataaatttaaaaataaaaaaaagtctcaaGTAGCATCCCGATTccgtaaacaaaaacaaaattaaaattcaaaaattattttaaaaattgtacaaAAGATACGTAAGACTTTTTATACTAAACAACAGAAAATTGCATGGAACCTAATGTTGCTGGTTGGTGTGGTCAGGGACTGAATGATGAATTCCATGTAATTGTTGCATTGCAAGATTTGGAGAAGAAACCTGATTCTGCTGATTGATGTGATCAGGGACTGAATGCTGAACTCCATGTAACTGTTGCATTGCAAGATTTGGAGAATAAACCTGATTCTGCTGATTGATGTGGCCAGGGACTGAATGCTGAACTCCATGTAACTGTTGCATTGCAAGATTTGGAGAAGCAACCTGATTCTGCTGATTGATGTGGCCAGGGACTGAATGCTGAACTCCATGTAACTGTTGCATTGCAAGATTTGGAGAAGAAACCTGATTCTTCTGATTGGTGTGGTCAGGGACTGAATGCTGAACTCCATGTAACTGTTGCATTGCAAGATTTGGAGAAGAAACCTGATTCTGCTGATTGATGTGGCCAGGGACTGAATGCTGAACTCCATGTAACTGTTGCATTGCAAGATTTGGAGAAGAAACCTGATTCTGCTGATTGATGTGGCCAGGGACTGAATGCTGAACTCCATGTAACTGTTGCATTGCAAGATTGGGAGAAACAGCCTGATTCTGGTGATTGATGTGGTCAGGGACATAGAGATGCCTTCCAAGTAACTCTTGCATTGCAAGATTTGAAGAACCAACCTGATTCTGCTGATTGATGTGCTGAGGGACTGAATGAGGAATTCCATGAAACTGCTGCATTGCAAGATTTGAACAAAAAACCTGAGTCTGGTGATTGAAGTGGTAAGGGACTGAGAGATGATGCATTGGAAGATTTGAAGAAAAACCCTGATTCTGTTGATTGATGTGGTGAGGGAATGAGTGATGCATTGCAAGATTGGTGTTTGGAGAAGCAGGGAAATTCAGGAGAGGGATGGGGTGTTGTATGGTAATGTCATGAATGCTTCTTCTTTTGCCTGTATTGTTGGAGGCCTGACgataaaaatact
This region of Glycine max cultivar Williams 82 chromosome 7, Glycine_max_v4.0, whole genome shotgun sequence genomic DNA includes:
- the LOC102663223 gene encoding putative mediator of RNA polymerase II transcription subunit 12, yielding MSGVNNRSELSPLDQGNKTLTRRGRWSQEEHMLFLLGLEIYSRGDWINIATNVVKTRSPTQVASHAQKYFYRQASNNTGKRRSIHDITIQHPIPLLNFPASPNTNLAMHHSFPHHINQQNQGFSSNLPMHHLSVPYHFNHQTQVFCSNLAMQQFHGIPHSVPQHINQQNQVGSSNLAMQELLGRHLYVPDHINHQNQAVSPNLAMQQLHGVQHSVPGHINQQNQVSSPNLAMQQLHGVQHSVPGHINQQNQVSSPNLAMQQLHGVQHSVPDHTNQKNQVSSPNLAMQQLHGVQHSVPGHINQQNQVASPNLAMQQLHGVQHSVPGHINQQNQVYSPNLAMQQLHGVQHSVPDHINQQNQVSSPNLAMQQLHGIHHSVPDHTNQQH